One Arthrobacter sp. StoSoilB20 DNA segment encodes these proteins:
- the glnA gene encoding type I glutamate--ammonia ligase, translating to MDRQQEFVLRTIEERDVRFVRLWFTDVVGSLKSVALAPAEVEGAFEEGLGFDGSAIEGLARVFESDMLAQPDPSTFQILPWRGETEQTSRMFCDVLTPDGEPSAADPRNVLKRTLAKAADMGFTCYTHPEIEFYLLKSKDLGPDGSPVPVDEGGYFDHVPGGVAQDFRRTAVTMLESVGISVEFSHHEGGPGQNEIDLRYADALQTADNIMTFRTVIKEVALQQGTYATFMPKPFTDHPGSGMHTHFSLFEGDTNAFFEAGAEFQLSKTARQFIAGILKHAPEFTAVTNQFVNSYKRLWGGGEAPSYLSWGHNNRSALVRVPLYKPGKGQSARIEYRGIDSATNPYLAYAVLLGAGLKGIEEGYELPAAAEDDVWSLTTAERRAMGHAPLPASLHDAIRAMEESELVAEILGEQVFEHFLRNKRAEWQDYRLQVTPYELQRNLGIL from the coding sequence ATGGACCGCCAGCAAGAGTTCGTTCTGCGGACGATCGAAGAGCGTGACGTGCGCTTCGTACGCTTGTGGTTCACCGACGTCGTAGGTTCCCTTAAGTCGGTGGCGCTTGCGCCCGCCGAGGTCGAAGGCGCCTTTGAAGAAGGCCTTGGTTTTGACGGTTCGGCAATTGAGGGCCTCGCCCGCGTCTTTGAATCGGACATGCTGGCCCAACCTGACCCGTCCACCTTCCAGATCCTGCCGTGGCGTGGTGAAACAGAGCAGACCTCGCGCATGTTCTGTGACGTCCTGACCCCCGATGGCGAGCCGTCGGCCGCTGATCCCCGCAACGTACTGAAACGGACCCTGGCCAAGGCTGCGGACATGGGGTTCACCTGCTACACCCACCCGGAGATTGAGTTCTACCTCCTCAAGTCCAAGGACCTCGGGCCGGACGGCTCCCCGGTCCCGGTGGACGAGGGAGGCTACTTCGACCACGTTCCAGGCGGCGTTGCCCAGGACTTCCGCCGCACCGCGGTCACCATGCTCGAATCGGTCGGTATTTCCGTGGAATTCAGCCACCATGAAGGTGGTCCCGGCCAGAACGAGATCGACCTCCGTTACGCGGATGCGCTGCAGACCGCTGACAACATCATGACGTTCCGTACGGTCATCAAGGAAGTGGCCCTCCAGCAGGGAACCTACGCCACCTTCATGCCCAAGCCGTTCACCGACCACCCCGGCTCGGGAATGCACACCCACTTCTCCCTGTTCGAGGGCGATACCAACGCGTTCTTTGAAGCGGGCGCCGAGTTCCAGCTCTCCAAGACGGCACGCCAGTTCATCGCAGGAATCCTGAAGCATGCCCCCGAGTTCACCGCCGTCACCAATCAGTTCGTGAACTCCTACAAGCGGCTCTGGGGTGGCGGCGAGGCGCCAAGCTACCTGAGCTGGGGACACAACAACCGTTCGGCACTTGTTCGCGTTCCGTTGTACAAGCCCGGCAAGGGCCAATCGGCGCGCATCGAGTACCGCGGGATCGACTCCGCCACCAACCCCTACCTGGCGTACGCCGTTCTGCTGGGCGCCGGCCTGAAGGGCATCGAGGAAGGCTACGAACTTCCCGCTGCGGCCGAAGACGACGTGTGGTCGCTGACCACCGCAGAGCGCAGGGCCATGGGCCATGCGCCGTTGCCTGCCAGCCTCCACGACGCCATCCGTGCCATGGAGGAATCTGAACTTGTTGCGGAGATCCTGGGCGAACAGGTCTTCGAGCACTTCCTGCGCAACAAGCGCGCGGAATGGCAGGATTACCGCCTCCAGGTCACGCCATACGAGTTGCAGCGCAACCTCGGCATTCTGTAG
- a CDS encoding RDD family protein, whose translation MVDRKDIGSWLSGPDTSGISKYPGERLGLPESGPGSTARAGRRILAIMVDWTIALVISNFAFGGNQWATLAVFAAEQILLIGTLGYSIGHRIVGIHVVRLGGGPAGPVAALVRTILLCLVIPAVVFDPDQRGLHDKAMNTILIRM comes from the coding sequence GTGGTTGATCGAAAAGACATAGGCTCCTGGCTCAGTGGTCCGGACACTTCAGGAATCTCAAAATACCCCGGCGAGAGGCTTGGGCTGCCCGAATCGGGCCCAGGCTCCACCGCCCGCGCCGGTCGCCGCATCCTGGCCATCATGGTGGATTGGACCATCGCGTTGGTCATCAGCAATTTTGCCTTTGGGGGAAACCAATGGGCAACGCTGGCAGTTTTTGCTGCCGAGCAGATTCTTTTGATTGGCACCTTGGGCTACAGCATCGGGCACCGGATCGTTGGGATCCATGTGGTCCGCCTGGGAGGTGGCCCGGCAGGCCCCGTGGCCGCGCTGGTCCGGACAATTCTTTTGTGCTTGGTCATACCGGCAGTTGTCTTTGATCCCGACCAGCGTGGCCTCCACGACAAAGCCATGAACACGATCCTTATCCGGATGTAG
- a CDS encoding arylsulfatase: MGRPNVILICVDEWRGDCLSSDGHPYVETPHLDELARSGVRFSKGYSATPSCVPARAALFTGQSQERHGRVGYNDGVPFHAVHPVTVQDEFRKGGYHTQAIGKMHVWPERSRLGFDDVILHDGYLHHARREHRQHFAMFDDYVPWLRKQPGAGPDAEYFDHGVNCNSIVARPWDKAENLHPTHWIGTQAIEWMHRRDPVKPFFLYLSFHRPHPPYDPPSWAFEQYLGIPDYEPVLGNWEHHWDEHRKDGDYQASYGRMPDHVVHRARAGYYGLMAQIDLQINRIRESLADFGLDGNTVIAFTSDHGEMMGDHRMFRKAVPYEGSARIPFIIANAPAARDAARGAVVDHVVELRDIMPTLLDLAGLPIPDSVDGKSLAPLVRGQDTGAVRQVLHGEHLYWGQNLHWLTDGHHKYIWGSGKGTEELFNLDADPQERFNLAEDPAHHHQLRLWRGRMVETLQDREEGYVADGALVPGVPVVAMLRHAREKAQAALPMG, translated from the coding sequence ATGGGCCGGCCGAACGTCATTCTGATCTGTGTGGATGAGTGGAGGGGCGACTGCCTGTCCTCTGACGGTCATCCCTACGTCGAAACACCCCATCTCGACGAACTCGCCCGTAGCGGCGTGCGGTTCTCCAAAGGCTACTCTGCTACACCTTCCTGTGTTCCTGCCCGGGCGGCCCTGTTTACCGGCCAGTCCCAGGAACGGCACGGCCGGGTGGGGTACAACGACGGCGTACCCTTCCATGCAGTCCACCCGGTGACAGTACAGGACGAGTTCAGAAAGGGCGGCTACCACACACAGGCGATCGGCAAGATGCATGTATGGCCGGAACGCTCCAGGCTCGGCTTCGATGACGTGATCCTCCATGACGGCTACCTTCACCACGCACGGCGGGAACATCGGCAGCACTTCGCCATGTTTGACGACTACGTGCCGTGGCTTAGAAAGCAGCCAGGAGCCGGTCCGGACGCCGAGTATTTCGATCACGGCGTAAACTGCAACTCGATCGTCGCCCGGCCGTGGGATAAAGCCGAAAACCTTCACCCCACGCATTGGATCGGAACGCAGGCCATCGAGTGGATGCACCGCCGTGACCCGGTGAAGCCCTTCTTCCTCTACCTCTCCTTCCACCGTCCGCACCCACCGTACGATCCGCCGTCGTGGGCGTTTGAGCAGTACCTCGGCATACCGGACTACGAACCAGTGCTGGGCAACTGGGAACACCACTGGGACGAGCACCGGAAGGATGGCGACTACCAAGCGAGCTATGGCCGCATGCCGGACCACGTGGTCCACCGGGCCAGGGCAGGCTACTACGGGCTGATGGCGCAGATCGACCTGCAGATCAACCGGATCAGGGAGTCGTTGGCGGACTTCGGGCTGGATGGCAATACGGTGATCGCCTTCACCAGTGACCACGGTGAAATGATGGGCGACCACCGGATGTTCCGCAAAGCGGTCCCCTACGAGGGGTCTGCACGGATTCCCTTCATCATCGCCAACGCCCCGGCAGCAAGGGACGCTGCACGCGGAGCCGTGGTGGACCACGTGGTGGAACTGCGCGACATCATGCCCACGCTGCTGGACCTGGCCGGGCTGCCCATCCCGGACTCGGTGGACGGCAAGTCCCTTGCCCCGCTGGTGCGTGGGCAGGATACCGGGGCCGTCCGGCAGGTCCTGCACGGTGAACACCTCTACTGGGGGCAGAACCTGCATTGGCTGACCGATGGCCATCACAAGTACATCTGGGGTTCCGGGAAGGGCACAGAAGAACTGTTCAACCTCGACGCCGATCCCCAGGAACGATTCAACCTCGCCGAAGACCCCGCACACCACCACCAACTGCGACTATGGCGCGGACGGATGGTGGAAACACTCCAGGACCGGGAGGAGGGTTACGTAGCCGACGGCGCGCTGGTTCCCGGCGTGCCGGTGGTCGCCATGCTGCGGCATGCCCGTGAAAAGGCCCAGGCCGCACTGCCCATGGGCTAA
- the glnA gene encoding type I glutamate--ammonia ligase, translated as MFKTADEVLKFIKDEDVKFVDIRFTDLPGVQQHFNVPAKSVDLDFFVHGQLFDGSSIRGFQGIAESDMQLIPDVTSAFIDTFRIEKTLALNFSIVNPRTGDPYHRDPRGVAEKAEAYLASTGIADTAFFAPEAEFFVFDNIQYESSPQGSFYKIDSEEAHWNTGRKEEGGNLGYKTPVKGGYFPVSPTDKQADLRDAMCIELDKAGLEVERSHHEVGSAGQAEINYKFTTLTAAADDLQKFKYIIKNTADAWGKSVTFMPKPVFGDNGSGMHCHQSLWSNGDPLFYDEKGYAGLSDMARWYIGGLLKHSSAVLAFTNPTVNSYRRLVKGFEAPVNMVYSQGNRSAGIRIPITGTNPKAKRIEFRAPDPSSNPYLAFAAQLMAGIDGIRNRIEPPAPIDKDLYELPAEEAKDIPKAPGSLEEALEALREDNEFLQAGGVFTQDLIDTWIDYKYENEIRPLSLRPNPYEFELYYGV; from the coding sequence ATGTTCAAGACTGCGGACGAAGTCCTCAAGTTCATCAAAGACGAAGACGTCAAATTCGTCGATATCCGCTTCACCGACCTTCCTGGTGTCCAGCAGCACTTCAATGTGCCGGCCAAGAGCGTCGACCTCGATTTCTTCGTCCACGGCCAGCTCTTCGACGGATCTTCCATCCGCGGCTTCCAGGGCATCGCCGAATCCGACATGCAGCTCATCCCGGATGTGACCTCGGCTTTCATCGACACCTTCCGCATCGAGAAGACACTCGCGCTGAACTTCTCCATCGTGAACCCCCGCACCGGTGATCCTTACCACCGCGATCCCCGTGGCGTAGCTGAGAAGGCTGAAGCGTACCTGGCATCCACCGGCATCGCCGATACCGCGTTCTTCGCTCCCGAAGCCGAGTTCTTCGTCTTCGACAACATCCAGTACGAGTCCTCCCCGCAGGGCAGCTTCTACAAGATCGACTCTGAAGAAGCCCACTGGAACACTGGCCGCAAGGAAGAGGGCGGCAACCTCGGTTACAAGACTCCGGTCAAGGGCGGTTACTTCCCGGTCTCCCCCACTGACAAGCAGGCCGACCTCCGCGATGCCATGTGCATCGAGCTGGACAAGGCAGGCCTCGAAGTTGAGCGCTCCCACCACGAGGTTGGATCCGCCGGCCAGGCTGAGATCAACTACAAGTTCACCACCCTGACCGCGGCTGCTGATGATCTGCAGAAGTTCAAGTACATCATCAAGAACACAGCAGATGCTTGGGGCAAGTCCGTTACCTTCATGCCGAAGCCTGTCTTCGGTGACAACGGCTCGGGCATGCACTGCCACCAGTCGCTGTGGAGCAACGGCGATCCCCTGTTCTATGACGAAAAGGGCTACGCAGGCCTCTCGGACATGGCCCGCTGGTACATCGGCGGCTTGCTGAAGCACTCCTCCGCGGTCCTGGCATTCACCAACCCGACGGTCAACTCCTACCGCCGCTTGGTCAAGGGCTTCGAAGCCCCCGTAAACATGGTTTACTCGCAGGGCAACCGCTCCGCAGGCATCCGCATCCCCATCACGGGCACCAACCCGAAGGCCAAGCGCATCGAGTTCCGCGCTCCGGACCCCTCCTCCAACCCGTACCTGGCGTTCGCCGCGCAGCTGATGGCCGGCATTGACGGTATCCGCAACCGCATCGAGCCGCCGGCACCGATCGACAAGGACCTCTACGAGCTCCCCGCCGAGGAAGCCAAGGACATCCCCAAGGCGCCGGGCTCCCTGGAAGAAGCCCTCGAGGCCCTTCGCGAGGACAACGAGTTCCTCCAGGCCGGTGGCGTCTTCACCCAGGACCTCATCGATACTTGGATCGACTACAAGTACGAGAACGAGATCCGCCCGCTGTCTCTGCGCCCGAACCCCTACGAGTTCGAGCTCTACTACGGCGTCTAA
- a CDS encoding bifunctional [glutamine synthetase] adenylyltransferase/[glutamine synthetase]-adenylyl-L-tyrosine phosphorylase encodes MSLARRLISAGFSDLEKAERFLAAPELEGIDQESLFAGLSMSASPDTALQSLVRLLEKNPGLKKLAAADQDSSEPMYRLLGASEALGEFLMRRPEHLDVFDVRVSPEPLQASSEELRAMLLRSVKAEPGALRPVAGMTGMPAYAALRSAYRRGLTELAIKDLCAASPQDFMPSVGAELADLAGAAIEAALAVSRAEAAGQYAAAEIADVGLAVMGMGKCGARELNYISDVDVIYVIEAGELEDARASTIGTALASGISRAISSSAPEPGLWEVDANLRPEGKSGPLVRTLPSHLSYYARWAESWEFQALLKARTIAGDRELGQRYEKAVEPLVWASAGREGFVESVQAMRRRVTDYIPAAEEQRQIKLGRGGLRDVEFTVQLLQLVHGKSDESLRCKDTTSAIAALSAGGYIGRTDAAAFDNAYRYLRLLEHRIQLFQLRRTHLMPVTEDAQRFLAKAVLGPFSMERPHPDQLMATWQKTKKSVRELHERIFYRPLLNTAAKLSSEDAKLSPEAAQGRLAALGYSDPQGAMRHIEALTAGVSRRAALQRQLLPILLGWLADGVDPDAGLLAFRRVSEALGTTHWYLGLLRDSQAAAERLCQVLANSRLISDLLEVSPESVAWLGSDKELVPISFEAQWQEIQSKLSRHPDPESAMRLIRLIRRREILRTAIADSSGLLDQDAVGLALAETDRAAVLGALHVAEAVIASDGPLKTDVLVVAMGRQGGREIGYGSDADVIYVHRARPGFSEAEAQEQATAIVAKVSSFLTQPLKPAIMAERVLMVDADLRPEGKNGAMVRSLESYSEYYRRWSLIWEAQALLRARPMAGSDELAADFLKLIDPIRYPRELAEQDVREVRRIKARVESERLPRGADPARHVKLGRGGLSDVEWLVQLLQLQHAGKHVELRTTSTLEALEAAEKLDFISHDDAALLRDAWSFASRIRSANVIVTGRASDLLPSSRKDLEAAARWCGYAPGHAGQFEEDYLRLSRRARGVFEKVFYGN; translated from the coding sequence GTGAGCCTCGCACGTCGGCTCATTTCAGCCGGTTTCAGTGATCTCGAAAAAGCCGAACGGTTCCTTGCAGCCCCCGAACTTGAGGGGATTGACCAGGAATCGCTCTTTGCCGGGCTCTCCATGTCGGCGAGCCCGGACACCGCCCTCCAGTCATTGGTCCGGCTTCTCGAGAAAAACCCCGGGCTGAAGAAACTGGCTGCGGCGGACCAGGACAGCAGCGAGCCCATGTACCGCCTGCTCGGCGCTTCAGAGGCACTGGGGGAGTTCCTCATGCGCCGGCCCGAGCACTTGGACGTCTTTGATGTCCGCGTCAGCCCGGAGCCTCTCCAGGCCTCCAGCGAGGAACTCCGGGCAATGCTGCTCCGATCCGTGAAAGCCGAACCTGGAGCCCTGCGCCCAGTGGCGGGGATGACCGGGATGCCTGCCTATGCGGCCCTGAGGAGTGCTTATCGCCGGGGGCTGACTGAGTTGGCCATCAAGGATCTCTGTGCTGCCTCACCCCAGGACTTCATGCCCTCTGTCGGGGCCGAATTGGCCGACCTCGCCGGTGCCGCCATTGAGGCCGCCTTGGCCGTCTCGCGGGCCGAAGCCGCTGGACAGTATGCTGCCGCCGAGATCGCCGACGTCGGCCTTGCCGTCATGGGCATGGGTAAATGCGGCGCCCGTGAACTGAACTACATTTCCGACGTCGATGTCATTTACGTTATTGAGGCCGGTGAGCTGGAAGACGCCCGGGCATCGACCATCGGCACGGCACTGGCATCGGGAATATCCCGGGCAATCTCCTCGTCGGCACCAGAGCCCGGGCTGTGGGAAGTCGATGCCAACCTTCGTCCGGAGGGAAAGTCCGGGCCACTCGTCCGTACCCTGCCCTCGCACCTGAGCTACTACGCACGCTGGGCCGAAAGCTGGGAGTTCCAGGCGCTGCTCAAGGCGAGGACCATCGCAGGTGACCGGGAACTGGGCCAGCGCTATGAGAAGGCAGTTGAACCCTTGGTGTGGGCCTCGGCGGGACGCGAGGGGTTCGTCGAATCGGTCCAGGCGATGCGGCGAAGGGTAACCGACTACATTCCGGCAGCCGAAGAGCAACGCCAGATCAAGCTGGGACGGGGCGGCCTCCGCGATGTGGAGTTCACTGTCCAGCTGCTGCAGCTGGTCCATGGTAAATCCGACGAGTCGCTCCGGTGCAAGGACACCACTTCGGCCATAGCCGCACTGTCCGCTGGAGGCTACATTGGCCGCACGGATGCAGCCGCTTTCGACAACGCCTACCGCTACCTCCGCCTGCTGGAGCACCGGATCCAGCTTTTCCAGCTGCGCCGTACCCACCTTATGCCTGTCACGGAGGATGCCCAGCGGTTCCTTGCCAAAGCTGTCCTGGGACCCTTCTCCATGGAGCGGCCCCACCCTGACCAGCTGATGGCCACCTGGCAGAAAACCAAAAAATCCGTGCGGGAGCTTCACGAGCGGATTTTCTACCGCCCCCTGCTCAATACTGCGGCCAAGCTCAGCAGCGAAGACGCCAAGCTCAGCCCCGAGGCAGCCCAGGGCCGGCTTGCGGCCCTGGGCTACTCGGATCCGCAGGGAGCCATGCGGCACATTGAAGCGCTGACAGCGGGGGTCAGCCGGCGGGCTGCCTTGCAGCGGCAGCTTCTGCCGATCCTGCTGGGCTGGCTCGCTGATGGCGTGGACCCTGACGCCGGCCTGCTTGCTTTCCGCAGGGTCAGTGAGGCTTTGGGAACCACTCACTGGTACCTGGGCCTGTTGAGGGATTCCCAAGCCGCGGCAGAACGCCTGTGCCAGGTGTTGGCTAATTCCCGGTTGATCTCGGATCTGTTGGAAGTTTCCCCGGAATCCGTGGCCTGGCTGGGCAGCGACAAAGAGCTGGTGCCCATCAGCTTCGAAGCCCAATGGCAGGAAATCCAGTCCAAGCTGTCCCGGCACCCGGATCCCGAAAGTGCCATGAGGCTCATCCGCTTGATCCGGCGCCGCGAAATCCTGCGGACAGCGATTGCCGACAGCTCCGGATTGCTGGACCAGGATGCAGTGGGACTTGCTTTGGCCGAGACGGATCGTGCCGCCGTTCTAGGGGCATTGCACGTGGCGGAAGCCGTGATTGCCTCCGATGGACCACTCAAAACGGATGTCCTGGTGGTGGCCATGGGGCGTCAGGGGGGACGGGAGATCGGCTACGGCTCGGACGCGGACGTCATCTACGTGCATCGTGCCCGGCCCGGGTTTTCCGAGGCAGAAGCCCAGGAGCAGGCGACGGCGATCGTCGCCAAAGTTTCCAGCTTCCTCACCCAGCCACTCAAGCCGGCGATCATGGCCGAAAGGGTCCTCATGGTAGACGCGGACCTGCGGCCAGAGGGAAAGAACGGCGCAATGGTCCGCTCGCTGGAGTCGTATTCGGAGTACTACCGCCGCTGGTCGCTGATCTGGGAGGCCCAGGCACTGCTGCGGGCGCGCCCCATGGCTGGTTCCGACGAGCTGGCTGCCGATTTCCTCAAGCTCATCGATCCGATCCGCTACCCCCGGGAACTGGCGGAACAGGATGTCCGGGAAGTCCGTCGGATCAAGGCACGCGTTGAATCAGAGCGGCTGCCACGTGGCGCTGATCCTGCGCGTCACGTCAAGCTTGGACGCGGTGGGCTCAGTGACGTCGAATGGCTGGTCCAGTTGCTTCAACTGCAGCACGCAGGCAAGCATGTGGAACTCCGCACCACTTCCACCCTTGAAGCCCTCGAAGCGGCGGAAAAGCTGGACTTCATCAGTCACGATGACGCCGCACTTCTGCGGGACGCGTGGAGCTTTGCCAGCCGGATCCGTTCAGCGAATGTGATCGTCACCGGACGGGCTTCGGACCTCCTGCCCTCATCCCGGAAAGACCTTGAAGCTGCAGCGCGATGGTGTGGGTATGCTCCCGGACATGCGGGCCAGTTCGAAGAGGACTACCTGCGGCTGAGCCGGCGGGCCAGGGGTGTGTTCGAGAAGGTGTTCTACGGCAATTAG
- the panB gene encoding 3-methyl-2-oxobutanoate hydroxymethyltransferase, protein MAPSNLPESTTPAEVPAPYGTGPSAPSTSPSAAASKPAGRVRIHHLQQAKDNGARFAMLTAYEQYTAEIFDQAGIEVLLVGDSASNNVYGNETSLPVTVDELLPLTRAVSRAAKRALIVADLPFGSYEVSPGQAVATGVRFLKEGLAHAVKIEGTAYYADTVKAMVQAGIPVMAHIGFTPQSEHALGGYRVQGRGEDAQRLIDDAVALQDAGAFSVLMEMVPAETAAAVDAALRVPTVGIGAGNTTTGQVLVWQDMAGLRGGKMAKFVKQYADLRTSLADAAAAYGEDVRSGQFPGPEHSF, encoded by the coding sequence ATGGCCCCGAGCAACCTCCCTGAGTCCACCACGCCCGCTGAAGTTCCCGCACCTTACGGGACCGGCCCTTCAGCGCCCTCAACGTCACCCTCCGCGGCGGCCTCAAAGCCTGCCGGCCGGGTCAGGATCCACCATCTCCAGCAGGCCAAGGACAACGGTGCCCGGTTCGCCATGCTGACCGCCTACGAGCAGTACACGGCGGAAATCTTCGACCAGGCAGGAATCGAAGTCCTCCTCGTGGGTGATTCAGCGTCGAACAACGTCTACGGCAACGAAACAAGCCTTCCGGTCACCGTGGACGAGCTGCTGCCGCTGACGCGCGCCGTAAGCCGGGCCGCAAAGCGCGCGCTGATCGTGGCCGATCTTCCTTTTGGCAGCTATGAAGTCTCCCCGGGACAGGCAGTTGCCACCGGTGTCCGCTTCCTGAAGGAAGGCTTGGCGCACGCCGTCAAAATTGAGGGAACCGCCTACTACGCGGACACTGTCAAGGCCATGGTCCAAGCCGGAATCCCTGTCATGGCCCATATCGGCTTCACGCCGCAAAGCGAACACGCCCTCGGCGGATACCGGGTCCAAGGCCGGGGAGAAGACGCACAACGCCTCATCGACGATGCTGTTGCCTTGCAGGATGCGGGGGCTTTCAGCGTGCTCATGGAAATGGTGCCGGCGGAAACCGCAGCCGCCGTGGATGCAGCGTTGCGCGTACCCACCGTGGGAATCGGCGCAGGCAACACCACCACCGGACAGGTGCTTGTGTGGCAGGACATGGCCGGTTTGCGCGGAGGCAAAATGGCAAAGTTCGTCAAGCAATACGCTGACCTCCGCACTTCTTTGGCCGACGCCGCTGCCGCCTACGGGGAGGACGTCAGGTCCGGGCAGTTCCCCGGACCTGAGCATTCCTTCTAG
- a CDS encoding SPOR domain-containing protein, producing the protein MTEYWYNVKTHQIEEDAMSDWSQLIGPYKTREEAEHALEKVKARNDAWDAQDED; encoded by the coding sequence GTGACGGAGTACTGGTACAACGTCAAGACGCATCAGATCGAAGAGGACGCCATGTCCGATTGGTCCCAGCTGATTGGACCCTATAAAACCAGGGAAGAAGCCGAGCACGCCTTGGAAAAGGTCAAAGCCCGCAATGACGCCTGGGACGCCCAGGACGAGGACTGA
- the map gene encoding type I methionyl aminopeptidase: MPSLASTAPIGALTPGTISPERPVPASIPRPEYVGKKAPARFTGSEVKSPETIEKIRIAGRIAAQAIVEVGKHIQPGVTTDHLDKVGHEFLLDHKAYPSTLGYRGFPKSLCSSLNEVICHGIPDSTVIQDGDILNIDITAFINGVHGDTNYTFLVGDVDEESRLLVERTQESLNRAIKAVAPGREINVIGRAIQSYAKRFGYGVVRDFTGHGVGEAFHTGLIIPHYDAAPAYNTVIEAGMVFTIEPMLTLGTIEWDMWADDWTVVTKDHKRTAQFEHTLLVTETGAEILTLP; this comes from the coding sequence ATGCCTTCTCTTGCTTCGACTGCACCCATCGGCGCCCTCACACCGGGAACCATCAGCCCCGAACGGCCTGTCCCGGCTTCCATTCCGCGGCCCGAGTACGTCGGCAAGAAGGCACCTGCCAGGTTCACGGGCTCCGAGGTGAAGTCACCGGAGACCATTGAGAAGATCCGGATTGCGGGGCGGATCGCAGCGCAGGCCATCGTGGAGGTCGGCAAGCACATCCAACCCGGTGTCACCACCGACCACCTGGACAAGGTCGGGCATGAGTTCCTCCTCGACCACAAGGCTTACCCGTCGACACTCGGTTACCGCGGTTTTCCCAAATCCCTCTGCTCTTCCCTCAACGAGGTCATTTGCCACGGGATCCCGGACTCCACTGTCATACAGGACGGCGACATCCTGAACATTGACATCACAGCTTTCATCAACGGCGTCCATGGGGACACCAATTACACTTTCCTGGTTGGCGACGTGGATGAGGAATCCCGTCTGCTGGTTGAGCGTACGCAGGAGTCGCTCAACCGGGCCATCAAGGCCGTGGCCCCGGGCCGCGAAATCAACGTAATCGGCCGTGCCATCCAGTCCTACGCCAAACGCTTCGGCTATGGCGTTGTTCGGGACTTCACGGGCCACGGCGTGGGTGAGGCCTTCCATACGGGCCTCATCATCCCGCATTACGACGCAGCCCCGGCGTACAACACCGTGATCGAGGCAGGCATGGTCTTCACCATCGAACCCATGCTGACCCTCGGCACCATCGAATGGGATATGTGGGCGGACGACTGGACGGTCGTCACCAAAGACCACAAGCGCACGGCCCAGTTCGAACACACCCTGCTGGTCACAGAGACCGGCGCGGAAATCCTTACCCTTCCCTGA
- a CDS encoding GNAT family N-acetyltransferase, with amino-acid sequence MLEYDSGDPFSSVSDHIDVGDVWLIPLKLLDDDARAIQLGSVAGLAVEEPQRAFVGDPLRMMLIALEEESRMPYVIESGGIAVGALTLQSGAARLAGWSDDDSVWLLRGFLIDSRSQGRGLGTRAARAAVEEARKLTGRLGGGQAGVVLSVNERNPAGQAAYSKAGFGDVGRYEGGGSGPQRIMYRAFT; translated from the coding sequence ATGCTCGAATATGACTCAGGAGATCCGTTTTCGAGCGTGAGTGATCACATCGATGTCGGTGACGTTTGGCTGATCCCGCTCAAACTCCTGGACGATGACGCACGGGCCATCCAACTCGGTTCCGTCGCCGGACTGGCCGTCGAGGAGCCGCAGCGGGCATTCGTCGGTGACCCTCTCCGGATGATGCTGATAGCCCTGGAGGAAGAGTCCCGCATGCCGTATGTCATCGAGTCCGGGGGCATCGCTGTTGGCGCGCTGACCCTCCAATCCGGTGCCGCCCGGTTGGCAGGTTGGTCCGACGACGATTCTGTGTGGCTTCTCAGGGGCTTCCTGATTGACTCGCGAAGCCAAGGGCGAGGCTTGGGAACACGGGCCGCGCGCGCGGCTGTGGAGGAAGCTCGAAAGCTGACGGGACGGCTGGGAGGCGGCCAGGCCGGCGTCGTGCTTTCCGTTAACGAGCGCAATCCGGCTGGCCAGGCTGCTTACTCCAAGGCGGGCTTCGGTGATGTCGGCAGGTATGAGGGAGGCGGTTCCGGCCCGCAGCGCATCATGTACCGGGCTTTTACGTGA